The sequence ataaaccaataggaagttctaaaccaaaaaacaaaaaccaaagaaacactttctgaacaacacttcactcgtgtgtttttcagtgtttccaacactactcggtAACACAACGTAGCAGTAGTATCTCTTCAGAAATTTTCAATGATCGATCTTCAATACTCTAGAATTTCTGCAGTACTTTttctatgtattttgctctctatATTTCACTCTCTTGATCTCTCTTTTTCATCATTACTTTTGATCGGTCCATTCATCTCTttaaatagatcttcaatatgttttcataaataagaacctacaaatcatgaaaacaatatattatcagaaatcaaatattttaaatcaagatataacatatattACCAATTTAAAACTTgtctaagaaaggcaaaactataaatatagaaattgaatgtaataagaaaataatttaaaagacatgtgcacaacatgttctttcaaaaataacaatcaaacaaaaataaagtTAATCAACTATAATATGTTTAGACATAACAAACACCCGCAAACAATTGAGCATATGATTTTTTCATTCTTGCTCATTGTTATAAAAAAAGGTTGAAGATTAATATTTGTATAGAGAATGAGTAAATAGATTAACAAGAAAGAAAGAGGAAAAAATTTTTTGAAGAAGATTTGGGAGAGAAAAGAGTGGAGGCGGCATAAAAATCTATTGTGTGTAATGTATATATAATGTGCTATAAATATAACTCTAGCTAAATACAAACTATACACGGCGGTGCGGAGCGGGGCGGTTTGGGCAAAAAATTATAACTGAATCGTGGCGGCGGGgaggtttttttttcttttttttaaaccgcggttattttaaaaaatgaaatatgaCGATGCGGGGCGGTCGGTTTTGacggtttttgaaaaaaattgatcACCCCTACCAATAGACCCCTGCGTCCAACTTTCattctctttttatttatttatatcttattatatctatactattatataaaatttgaaatccattTAATAATTGTTTTAATCCGCTTAATGACACCAatacaaaattataattttatccctcaataatatattatattaaatataaattatcgaGTAAAATGATAAAAATTCACGGTTGTATTTTCCATTAACATCATTAAAAACCACCTACTATTTACACGCAAAGCGTATACATCGGTTCccagttattattattatttttgcaaTCGTAGAATTAAGGCTGGAATTTTATTCTTTCCGATTCCCTTCTAGCTGTTCTACCTCAAAGTCCACATACCTAGgcctacacacacacacacacacaccacaTTGTGAATCTTATTATACTAATATTTTTTACTTACGAGGGAAAGGAATTAGTTCATATCCATTTGAAAAGGCTTAAAGAACTTGGATTTTCTCAAGAAATTGAAGAACAGCGCGTATGGTAAGTTTTTTGCGGGaacattcttttatttattcaagAAAACGCCGTACGGTCCTACGGAATATGTGATGAGGTATGTTTTTAATCTCTTTGCAAGGAAAaggttccttttttttttttagttattaCGAAGAACTTTGTGGGGTtgcctttcttttcttttcttttttcccaATTTTTTTTACAGGTTTGTAATATGTGGCTTTTTGTTTGAATGCTCTCTTCTCAGATGCGGGTGAAAGCTGCAAACTTTTCATTGGTTTTGAGGCAAAGCCCCATTGTTCATTGgtggttcaagattttgatggTGGGGGTGTTTCTTGGTATCTCGATAGTTTGGGGGATTGATGGCTTGAATATGAGCAGCTTTTGGCATAAGGATTTGGTTTTGTTGACAGTTAATGATTCTGAAAAATTGTCTCGGTCCCATGAAGATTTTAGCTCGAAAAATGTTTATCAGATTGATTTGAACTTCACCAACAAAAGTTCAGCACAAGAACATGAAAATCTTGAACCTGATTATATTTCTTCGGAGTCGCTTATTTTGCCTAGAAACCAACCAAATTTCTCCAGTTATTATACCCCAAAAGCTTCAGTAAATTTGTCCAATTACACGGAGGGCCAAGTTGTGAGTACCCCTTTATCTCCTAGGATTATGCCTTGGGTTTCGGCTGAATTGGAAGCAAATTATTCATCCAATCTTCTTGCTAAGTGGTTGGCTCCAGGGGGTGAGCCATGTAAGGACTCAAAAGCAGTGGATATTAGGATTTCTAATTTGGATTATCTTCAAGAAATTGAGTTATCAAGTGGAGATATACATGAGTTCGTTTTCCAGTCGGTAGATGATTCAGGGAAGCCACTTTGTTCTGGTGGTGATTATTTTGAAATCGACCTCTCTGGTGAAGCTTGGAAGGCTAGGCCTCCGGTTAAGGATAATGGAAATGGAACATATACATTTTCCCTTCAAGTTCATCCTGATTTTGCAGGGGATTACAATCTGACCATTATCCTATTGTTCAGGCATTATGAAGGATTGAAGTTTTCGCCACCAAGATTTGTATTTGATAAAGTTCTTCGTGCAGTTCCTATCAGATTCCTTATATCCACTTCCCAGCTGCCAGAAATAAGCCAATGCCAAAAGAATGATTTCATGATGGATGTTTGGTCTGGTCGATGGACTCGACGTGCCAGGAACGATAGCTGCGAGATTAGTTGGGATGGCCGGTATAGATGCCAGGAACCAAGTTTTCCTTGCCAGCATCCTTGGTGTGATGGTCCATTGGGAGCACTGGAGAGTAATGGTTGGATATATTCAGCACATTGTTCTTTCAAGTTGTTTATGAGCTATGAAGCATGGAATTGTCTGAACCAACGTTGGATCATCTGGTGGGGCGACTCGAATCATTGTGACACCATCCGTAACATCCTTCGCTTCGTTTTAGACGTGCAAGATATCAGTACCATTTCAAGAATATTTGATATGAATATTTCCAATCCAAGAAATCCATCCCAAATGGTCCGATTCACCAGTATTTTCAACGGTCATCCTAACGGTACCGGTAACTTTCAAGGCTTAAATTCCTTGATCAATGAGGAGTACAGAGAAAAACTGAAGGGATACTTTTCTGAAGATGTAGTTCCAGACACCATGATCATGAATTCAGGTTTACATGACGGTGTGTATTGGTCTAATATTAGGAATTTCGTCAAGGGGGCGGATTACGCGGCTGCATTTTGGACCGAGGTAATGGAGGGAGTGCGGAAACGAGGGCTGGTGCCGCCTGAAATTATATACAGAACAACGGTCACAACTGGTGGACACGCTAGAAGCTTGGCGTTTAATCCTAGTAAAATGGAGGCTTACAATGGGGTGGTATTGGATAAGTTGAGGAAATATAGAGTTGTTGATCGAGTCATCGATGATTTTGACATGACATACCCGTGGCACTATGACAACCGGTGCAACGATGGGGTGCACTACGGGCGTGCCCCATTGAAAGCCAAGTGGATGGATGGCCAGATTGGGCACCAATACTTCGTCGACCTCATGCTTGGTCATGTGCTGATCAACGCTCTTTGCGCCGCATAAGCGTGGCAGTCAACTACATAGAGTAGGCATTTAAACATTTGTCGCCATGATATGTGGAAACATGCTGGCTGCAGGGCTCGACGGTATTGGGCGATACCGAAGTTGTCTGAGATTGGCTTTGGTTGTTGCAATAAAATTGATCAGATTTTTTAGCACAAAGGAAGAGGATGGCTGTTATTCAGGCCATTTTGGATCGTACACCTTGTATATGCAAGCTGCGTACGCTACAGAGGATTGCTAATTTGCTATATATGTGTTTCTTGTACAATTCGtttgaattttcaaaatttagccAGAGGGTGATGATCACTTTATCATTCAAAAGATTTATAAAATTCTTTGTAAAATTTCAAATGTGAAATACTCTCCGTCTCAGAAATTTATATTGCTGAATTTTTACAGTTTGAAGAGTTCATTCTTGTTTGTTTGTTATTAATATACTTTGTTGAAACATGTTAGGAAAGATGCGTTGCAATTTAGTTAAATCATTGCATGCACAACATAACCTAGTACATACATTTAATGTACGTATCACAgttcattattgttttgataaataaattcatcATTTGTTGATCTCGATCTATAGCAGTGCATGTGGGTCCTTCAAAGTTCAAACCttgtaataaagaaataaataaaaataaattgactTCTGTTTGATAATTTTCATACTGCTAATGCTAATTAATATTCCGATACTTCTCGGATGGGGAAAAAAAGTAATAAGCCAAAAGTCGTAAAATCGATTAAGCTGGTAGTGTTTAGGAGGTTTTTCCTTAACAAAATTGTAAAACAATAGCCAAGAACACACTTGACTTTCGCATCAGTATATATACACTCCTgatagaaattttattatttctaGCAAGTAAATTTcccataattatttttttaacaagaCTAACATAATAGAATTTAAAGATGACATCCCACGGATATATCAGCTGGGCTGGTGAGTGAGATTTGAGAAATTGGGCTGGTTAGCAATTAG comes from Henckelia pumila isolate YLH828 chromosome 4, ASM3356847v2, whole genome shotgun sequence and encodes:
- the LOC140865528 gene encoding uncharacterized protein isoform X1, with the translated sequence MMRVKAANFSLVLRQSPIVHWWFKILMVGVFLGISIVWGIDGLNMSSFWHKDLVLLTVNDSEKLSRSHEDFSSKNVYQIDLNFTNKSSAQEHENLEPDYISSESLILPRNQPNFSSYYTPKASVNLSNYTEGQVVSTPLSPRIMPWVSAELEANYSSNLLAKWLAPGGEPCKDSKAVDIRISNLDYLQEIELSSGDIHEFVFQSVDDSGKPLCSGGDYFEIDLSGEAWKARPPVKDNGNGTYTFSLQVHPDFAGDYNLTIILLFRHYEGLKFSPPRFVFDKVLRAVPIRFLISTSQLPEISQCQKNDFMMDVWSGRWTRRARNDSCEISWDGRYRCQEPSFPCQHPWCDGPLGALESNGWIYSAHCSFKLFMSYEAWNCLNQRWIIWWGDSNHCDTIRNILRFVLDVQDISTISRIFDMNISNPRNPSQMVRFTSIFNGHPNGTGNFQGLNSLINEEYREKLKGYFSEDVVPDTMIMNSGLHDGVYWSNIRNFVKGADYAAAFWTEVMEGVRKRGLVPPEIIYRTTVTTGGHARSLAFNPSKMEAYNGVVLDKLRKYRVVDRVIDDFDMTYPWHYDNRCNDGVHYGRAPLKAKWMDGQIGHQYFVDLMLGHVLINALCAA
- the LOC140865528 gene encoding uncharacterized protein isoform X2, producing MRVKAANFSLVLRQSPIVHWWFKILMVGVFLGISIVWGIDGLNMSSFWHKDLVLLTVNDSEKLSRSHEDFSSKNVYQIDLNFTNKSSAQEHENLEPDYISSESLILPRNQPNFSSYYTPKASVNLSNYTEGQVVSTPLSPRIMPWVSAELEANYSSNLLAKWLAPGGEPCKDSKAVDIRISNLDYLQEIELSSGDIHEFVFQSVDDSGKPLCSGGDYFEIDLSGEAWKARPPVKDNGNGTYTFSLQVHPDFAGDYNLTIILLFRHYEGLKFSPPRFVFDKVLRAVPIRFLISTSQLPEISQCQKNDFMMDVWSGRWTRRARNDSCEISWDGRYRCQEPSFPCQHPWCDGPLGALESNGWIYSAHCSFKLFMSYEAWNCLNQRWIIWWGDSNHCDTIRNILRFVLDVQDISTISRIFDMNISNPRNPSQMVRFTSIFNGHPNGTGNFQGLNSLINEEYREKLKGYFSEDVVPDTMIMNSGLHDGVYWSNIRNFVKGADYAAAFWTEVMEGVRKRGLVPPEIIYRTTVTTGGHARSLAFNPSKMEAYNGVVLDKLRKYRVVDRVIDDFDMTYPWHYDNRCNDGVHYGRAPLKAKWMDGQIGHQYFVDLMLGHVLINALCAA